One Panicum virgatum strain AP13 chromosome 9K, P.virgatum_v5, whole genome shotgun sequence genomic region harbors:
- the LOC120647154 gene encoding transcription factor ILI3-like, with protein MSGRRGRISDDEINELISKLQALLPESSRRRNASRSSASKLLKETCTYIKSLHREVDDLSERLSGLMATMDNDSPQAEIIRSLLR; from the exons ATGTCAGGCCGCCGCGGCAGGATCAGCGACGACGAGATCAACGAGCTAATCTCCAAGCTCCAGGCGCTCCTCCCGGAGTCCTCACGCCGCCGGAACGCGAGCCGG TCGTCGGCGTCGAAGCTCCTGAAGGAGACGTGCACCTACATTAAGAGCCTGCACCGGGAGGTGGACGACCTCTCGGAGCGGCTGTCGGGGCTCATGGCGACCATGGACAACGACAGCCCCCAGGCCGAGATAATCCGGAGCCTACTCCGGTGA